The window aaggaaacaattgggagagatgTCCGCCCTTGATTTTTTATAAGGCTCACCATAATGGGTATGTGAAATGATTCCTACCGTCACAACAAAAGTTAGGCCTACGgcccaaaatcaggcccatttgtgattcaggtgggccaaaccaagggaaacaatttggagggtgggcATCCCTTCTTTCCTTTTTCAATTTGTCGTGATCACCTGATCACCACCACACTTCGAGTTCATTGCATGGTGGAATCATATTCCAAAAAATCCTAGTAAAAGTATTTtaacaacacgctcaatgacATTAGTAGGTGCCTATGTTGGCATTTCTTACAGAAGTTGATAAATATGCAATAGTGTCCctatccatcatcatcatcatcatcaaagctttatcccaactaattagggttAGCTACAAGATTCCTGTTATGCCATATACTAAGATCATATCGACAATTAGGATTCACAATAAAAGATGTAGCAAAAGCTCTAAACCATAAGCCTGAGGCAAGCATCCTTTGTCTACGCTTGGGACCAGAAATGAGAGCACAAAATTCTCACATACACCATGTAATGGTCAATTAAATAGCTTGAATAAGGTCAAATATATtctaacaccctgatccatatctcaagtggtagactgagagaagatacctcgtttcaacaatgaCCTCAtcgtatcgattccctagtaggggtggctaacagcggAGGTTCTACTAACAGCAGAACAAAGGTCAAAGATATTCTATTTGAACATTTCCTTCTTATCTGTCCGCATTTCTTAAATAAGTTAATATGAGGCAACAGTGTCCCTACCCATGATGAACTATAATTATAGCTGCCTCCTAGTTTCGATACAATCCACATGTTTTGTTTCTATGTGAACTTTTTATTAATGAAAACCTGATTCAGATATGTTTAGCAAGTCGAGTCGACTGGAGGACTAAACCAAGTCTTTATATAACTAGACtccatttaataattaaatttaaaattgcCTCTAGTGCAATAAATACTAAAAATTACCTACATAAGGTTAAATAGCAAAACCTAACAAAACAATAGCTCATGGTCTGCTGGTTGGAGGCTCTTTCTCACCTAAATGTGTACATGAGTTTGATATTCACCTCATAAGGTTGAACTCAGGTCTCAGGTCTAATCATTGTCAGTTGCACCGAGTTGGACAAGTCAGTGAGCCTACTCGACTCGTCTTGTCAAGTCCAAAACCAAGCTCCCTAGTGAATGGGCTTGAAATCTGAGTTCAGTTGACTCAAGTCCAAGACCAAGCTTCATAGTGAATTGGCTTGAAATCCAAGTTCAATTGACTCGTTCAAGTACCTTTAAGTATTCAAGGCCGAAGAATTCTGTACGTATCCATAGTCCCATAACCAAGACAAAACATCCATAGTACAGTTTTATGTTGCATAAAATTTGagtaggttgggttgggtcgccAGATAATGGGTTGCAAGTCAGGTTAGGGCCAGGTTTCTTGGTCCGTTTACTAAATGGATTGGGCTTGGGTGGCCCAGACCGAACCTTGTCCCTAGCCAGTCCAAATGCTTATGTTTCAACCAGAAGCATCATTTCCACATGCATATACAAGAAAGCAAGTGAAAAGAAAATACTAACCAGTTACCGGTCCCTGGTCTATCTGAACTCTGTTATGCTTCGTTCCAAAGGCACTGCATTCCCTATTTAGGAGATACTAGCCTAAGCTTGCTAACCAGCAGCTGTTTAGCAAGTATTCCATCCAAATGCAATGAAATTTGAATGAATTAGTGGCTTGTAACCTGTTTGGATGACGACACAACCAGAAAAAACAAAACCATCAGAATCACATTTCTGATTGAAAATACAGCTCTATTAGCAAGTACCTGGTAACAAATTCTTTTACCACGAGTACTTTGAGGGGAGATGAGAAAATGTGGTGCCAACATGCAACATCTACTGAAAGCAGAAAATCACTGTAAAAAATAGTGACCAGAGTTCTTGAGAGTTAACCCTTGCTACCCAGCAGAAAATGACAGGAAGAACCCAATTCTCCAGCATAAGATTGCTGCAAACATCAACATGTTCGGGGGTGGGAAGTGCAGAAATGAGGCGTGAAATTTTCTTAATGTAGCACAAAGTTCTAGTGTATCCAAATTCCAAGCAGGCCCTTAGTCCGCTGATCATTTTACAGGTGGTAGAGAGTTTCAAGCCAACTCAATATCCATTTGACTGTACATCTCTCACCAAATCACATCTCCAAAAAACTGAAAAACAACAGCTAAAAACAGAAATGGCTGCACTTGTTATCAGGAAAGAAAACACTTCATCTAGTTAGCCTTGAGTTCCAtacaatgaaggaaaaataacATATTGATAGTCTTATACAATATTACAGATGGAATAATAGTATAATACCAAAGCATCCTGAACCCCAGCCAGGGACAAAGATGGAATGAACATGTAAATCTGAAATGGGCAGTGAATGCAGTCATGGGATCAGATGACCCAAAACCAAGAAACTATTGAACCAACCGCCAAGCCAATAACCAAAAACAGCACAATCACAATCCCCGCAGTCTCCGCATGCTGTAACGGGACAGCTTTTGGAGCAAGTATCATTAACACGGATGTAAAATAGCCATTGGTTAGCCCAAGAAGACATGTCAGTACAACAACTGGAGTCTCCGTTTGGaaaattttgggaccatgcaaGCAACCCAGAAACAGAGGATAGAATAGCAGCCTTGCAATACAGGCACCAACTGCAATGTTTGCATTCTCGAGGAGATAAAATGCAGTCAGAGACTTACCCACCAGATCAAACACATTGTAGCCGGCAATGAGAATTATTGGATACCAGTCCTTGAGGACCTGTGAGTGAACATCCTCTGTAACATATCCTGGAAATATGGAGAGAGTTACAACATAGATGAGGAAGATACCAAACCCAAACCATTTCATTCTTCCTACGATGCCCCACAAGGTTGATCTCCATGCGGATCCAGTCAGGGAACCTTTCTCGGTTATTTGCTCATTCATTACCTCCATTTTCAATTCCTTGTAGTATTGAATCACTGGAAGCTTGTCTGCCACGTTGTAGAAAATAAAACATATCACCATAACTACGATACTGACACCAAAGTAGAGGTTTGCACTGCATCTTAAGCCACGAGCATCTTGTGGGAAGATGGCTTTGGTTATGATCCTCATAATCGAGACAAGCACGCCTGCAATCACAGATACAAACTTCAAAAGCAGCTCTCAGAATGTTATGCATAAAGAACTTCGTCAGTGAGAAGGAACTAAGAGCATGAATCAAATAAGAAACTTGGTCATCTTCTAGTGAGCTTTACAAGAGGTTGAGCTAATGATGGAATCTGATATTTCGTGCTTCTTTATTCCTAGAACAAGGTTTCAAGTACCTGATTGAGATTTTCAACTATCAAATCCTTTTTTGGATTTTTCAGAAACTGAGTTGCATTTGAGTGTTGATAGAATCAAATTGACATGTAAAGTTCTTGATTTCTTGCTTAAGTTCCCAAGTGCTTCAGCAGGTAAACAGTCTTATTAACATAGTCAATGCAATAAGTAAAAATAGAGGTCTGTGTCAATATATGAAAGTTATTAGGCACTgaatttccccaatgtttccttgaGTCAatgacacatgcttttaggccccattaaagggaaacttattatttgattcctaaatatgcaaatatgtgtcttttttgctattattttattcttaatatgtgtattttagcatctcccgaaatatcattgaaaaattccactatgttccccatgtttctctaatGTTTCCCTAAGTCATCGTTATATGCTTTTAGACCACCATTAAGGAGGAACTTATTATCTATGCATCTTTTTTGCAATTAGTTAATTCCTAgctatgcaaatatgtgtattttagctcctcttgaagtttcattgagaaatacaCAGTTTTGTCCGCTAAACAATGGCAAAACTATCGtgcttttttttcatttaatatctcctgaattttcactgaaaAAATCCCACATGAGTTCTAAGTTTGTTATTATGTGTCTTTTaatatctcctgaagtttcactgagaaATTCCACCACTTCTCTAAAGTTTCCAAATGTTTTCCTCATATTAcaaatacattacgcgatacatgCAATATTTCCCTGATGTTTCACATGATATTTCCATACCCCAATGGCATGATATATAGTGGAATGCTGGGTGCCAAAATAAGACTATTGAATAAGAGAGGAGCATATGAACATCACTTCATACTACCATATTACATATCCATCATCAGATAACATGTAGATTCAATATTATCTAAGAAATCTAAAATAAGAATTCATATCCACAATGAAggaaaaacttcaaaaaaaaattaaaaaaaaaagggaaaagaaaaagattttgttgttgccatcatcaccatcatttttatcttatcccaactaattagggtcagctgcatgaatcctgtcacaccattccactctatcacacacaagcacgcgcacacacatacatacatgtatatgtGTCCTGtcacaccattccactctatcacacAAGCAAGCAAGCAagcacacacatgcatacatgcgTGCATGCAGGGAAAATGGGGGGAAAATggggaaaatggtagaatttttcagtgaaacttcaggacatgcctaaatacacatatttacatattcaggaatgaaatttttgcaaaaagaatgcattaaattagaaattTCCATTTAATGTGGGCCAAAAAgtatgcgttgtcgtaagaaatcactcaaatagtaaccaaaattagtttatataatatacaaatgcaagcttataacaattaagacatgaaaaagtaaatgaattgaaaaaaatacacatttatggccatgtttcatccccacatGGAGTGAcaaggtggctcgtaatcattgtctggatcccgtggcagttgagagtagtaTTGGTGCTCAACATATTGGCAGTACTGTTCCCATGTCATCCTCTGCTCGTACTAATTGAGaaactctcttatgtacctctgatatttatatatatcaaaattagtttatataataTTGGCAGTATTGTTCCCATGTTTCTAGGTTTCGCTAAACCCACAAGCTTGCATAAGACAGATCAGAACATCGCCCCCACTTGTGCCAGCTTGGCACATAGGTGCGAGATCCAATTCATCAATCAGGGTGGAAGCACTATGAAGATATCATGGCCCAATAATTAAGTGGGCTACTTAATCAGAATGGCTACAGCTATCAAGACAAATGCATGGCTTAAAGAAATTGGCTGAAAATTTCCAAGCCATCCGCCTGTTTCTAACTTCACGGACCACCTGATTAGTGGTACAGCCTGAATTTTATACGAGAGTATTTTCCCAGCTGGACCCACCTGATTAGTGGTACATTCGCCTATCACACGTGGCAATGTGGCAGATATGAGTAAGATCCAAGCCGATCATCAGGCTGGCCCTCTCCTTGTTCCAAAATTCAGGGTgggccgttcattaggtgggctatgcatgtaaaaaaaaaaaaaggtggctaAAAGAAATTGATATTATTAGCTGTCCGTATTTAATGTACACGTGAGgtttaatccatttttttttagcCCACACATGATGTGTGTGCTAGATCTACTTGGTTTACTAGTTTAACATGGTCATTCAAGGGCATGGtttaaaaaatgagccagatctatgACTCAGTTGGGCCAGAATGTCTAAAAGTATATCTGCCGTTGAAAAGTAAATTATTtcatccagggcccaccatatgctCTAGATGAAATTCGAATTGATCATTGGTGCAGCCAgtattcgaaatatcggtatcacattacacaaaaaatgaggtatatcccaatctcaattgtaccacattataggaaacagtgttgaatgaccgtcaaccattaaaaactttttggggccataaaatcattggatcaagctgatctttgttttttcccttcatctgggtctttatgacctaatcaacagattggatgtcaaataaacagtacagtgggccttagtgggatttaaatgatggatatccaatcactattgttttcctgtggtgtggtgcacctgagatttataaccctttgatttttggcataaagcactaaaatgatctttaaaaatggatgaacggaatggatgaaataaatacatcatggtgaggcccacagagcactgaccaccagccacggggttctgtcagggggagtagccaatccgttccccatttTCAATAGCAGTGCGGGACTCGGATTTCCTTCTTGCACTGCaagcttaggtggggcccattgtgatgtttgtgaaaaatcctccccatccatccgttttgtgagttcattttaggacatgatgccaaaaatgaactgtatctaaagctcaagtgagcctaaaatgtgataattaaacatccacagttgaaatattcgtggggcaacagaagttttgattcatgccaatatttttttttccagttcattCCAATTGTAATGatattattaacggtatggatggcatctaaacatccctgttgaacctaggaaggtttcaacggtaggaatttctcaaaccacattttcctttagtatggctcacttgagctttggataccattcattttttacaactagtcctaaaatgaaatcacaaaacggatggatggagaggatttctcacaaacatcatagtaggccccacctgaGCTTGCAGCGCAGGAACACATGGAAAGttcaggaaatccacgtcctgaTCCGAAACGGATTTGGCTACTCCCTGCCGTGCTCTGTGAGCCTCATCACCaggtttgtgtttcatccatgccatccatctatttttatagataattttataatgtgagaaaaaaaaaaaaaaaagaggtatatcccaatctcaattggaccacattacaagaaacagtgttgaatgaactttgaccattaaaaactttttgggggccataaagatTTTGAaacaacctgatctttgttttttcccttcatctgagtctttgtaatctaattaacagattggatgtcaaataaacagtacagtgggcctcaggaggatttaaatggtggatatctaatcacttaagttttcccatggtgtggtccacttgagttttagatctacctcattttttggataaaactctaaaataatatttaaaaattaatggacagcatgaatacaaCAGatccattatggtggggctcacggacCCTCAATGCCCAAGCCGTGGTGGGGTGGCCTCAAAGTGATACACCCAAGTGAGCTTGCAACATCAAAGcccacttgtggggtccaccgtgatttatatattttatccactccgtccatccattttaacagataattttagtttTTGAGCGTAAAaactaagtatatccaaacctcaagtggaccacaccataggaaatagtatgaatcgaacatttaccgttgaaaatatcttggggccacagaagttttggatcaaacttttattcgttttttcccttcatccatgtctgtatgatcttatgaacaggttggatgaaaaataaacatcactgtgggccctagaaaagttttaacggtggaagttattattcaaactgtttccaatggtgttgtccacttgatctCTTAGTACGCTTacattttggtctcaacccataaaataatatggaaaaacggatggaccgcaaggatagaccagatacattcttggtgggccccagtacgataagagtgtactgagtaaccaAGTACGCAATCCAATCCCGCCCGCGGCCCGCCCGATCCCCAATTTGGGATAAAAACCCAAAATCCCTCTTCACcttccaaaaatttcaaattttcattccatCCCACCGATTTCTCCGTAGTTTCAGaccgaaaatccctctccctcatcccaaatcGAAAAAACCCTCTATTTTCGAATAAGATCTCGGCCTGCGGATTCGAGAAGTTGATGAAGATTTTTCgacggaaaaaaaaaatgaaatttatggAGTTGAATCTTACCGGAAATGCGATCTGCACTCAACAGCAGCTGAATTCGCGTCGTTCTCCAAATTCGGGTGAAAAAACGGgtatttctttatgttttttgtgattttctcgcCGACAACCCCTCTTTTATCGATAAAAGTGGGTTGTTGCctacagttcccacccgtggttggtgggaacagCGAAATGTCGGTGTGATGATGgaaataccgataatatcggcgagatTTCGGCGATATCTGGAAACGACACGAAAtattggggtttcggtgtcgctgcactggcgacaccgaaattatcggcgatatttcgaacgcgcacacacatacatacatgtatatgtGTCCTGtcacaccattccactctatcacacAAGCAAGCAAGCAAGCAAGCAagcacacacatgcatacatgcgTGCATGCGTATCTCTATATATAAACAacaaacatacatacatgcatatatacatatatgtatctgTGTTTTGTTGTGGAAGCCTATAACCTCGGCAATGACAAGACACACGACAGCCAACAAAGTTACTGCATAATGTCCATGACAGTTCGACCAACTAGCCCAACTCCTAAGAGCAGATGAGGAACGCCTATTCTCAGACATTTTGACTTTGACCCTGATGGCATCTCTGCTTACATAGCCAAGGCCTGTTTGCATGCAAGCAGTGTCTATCAGATCAGATAGGGATAGCCTTACCTATTTTGCTTCGAGCCATAGTCAGAAGGATATCATCCAAAAAACTGCCCCTCCATGCATTTGTCCCTTTGAGCCCAGGATATGCTAGAGAACCCGACTGTCAGCAGGTACCTTGAACTCCAGTACCCAAAGGACCCAACCCAATTTATACAGATCTAGATCCACTTTCTAGACCTGCTTAAAGATCTGGTCGGATTTCGGTCCATCACTTTTAGAACAATGTAAATTTGGTCAGGTACAGTACCTAATTGGCTAACCATTGGATACCTGATTAGTTTAATatgaatattgtatatataagtGTTTTACAATATATACTAATAAAAATTATCAGTGTTGCTGTCATAGGGGTTGCTGGGCGTAGAAACCAGGTAACACTACATGCTGGATCAAATCTTAACCACCACACCATAGTAACCATCGAGTATGTAGAGGCAATTGTATTATTAATTCCTAGGTCCACGAGTACTTTGGCCACCCATCAACACACCCCCACAAGAGTGTGGCAGATAAGTTtgatatctaagccatccacatggtgggccccactatttaaATTCCCCTGCTTAGAAATCAAATTGGTCCACTTATTAAAGGGCTATGGTGTTAGAAGAAAAATGATGGCTGTTCGTTTCTTTCTTAAACTGAAGCTCAACTGAAGAGTGGACAAGCCCAATTTTTGGTCAAGGGAATCTGAATGGTGGGTCCTAtccgatggatggcttggatctcatacTCGTGTACCAATTTGACACATGGGTGGCATGTAGATCAGCTCACTcatacacaaatctcaacttaGAACCACATTAACAGAACTGACATTTTacaaaagagaaaaatatatGCTCACATGCAAGCATGGATACAAATATAGATTTCGAAGTGCAACTCAACAGGGAACTGAAAGCAGTACGAATCGCCCCGTATCAGTCGGAATTGGTCCTATTTCTGTCTGCTTACTAGTATTTGTTTCGGACCAAAACCAAAATGACTCAGACGATACCGAGTCATGTCGGACAATTTTTAAGACCATGcatgtaatgacccagaattttgatacacgtgcgtacacatacatgtatgtacaattgccttcattagagtatacacacatagacccatgcatacatccacacacccatgcacacatgtatcTATCGGTTTATgtaaattgtgaccgttgatgtgtgatcgttttgcttagtacgaattattaattaatgtcattaatgattacatgattttggtagaatatatataagtttatttataatgcactctctcaactcatatacttaagaccacgtgtttaattattaactaatctaaatctaaccaACATCAACTATTAactgtgcactgagattaatctgatcttaaccactagattgttgttaaaaaataaataaataaatcaagaacaacccattttttttttgggaaccaaccccaccgtccgcttatgtgtggctcacctgagtttcggatcagcctcatttttttgccttatatcttcttttggccaggccgagatgatggacggagtagatttaaattattgttagtgggacccactatatcttaaaaaataaaaataaaataaaaaaataaaagttatatcttccgcacgactaaaccactttctccactttccttccgttttgtacggtaatggccgccgaagctcccactaaatgaaaccgtcccataattctcactcctccattccattacgcatccatttaaaaaaaaaaagagagagagaaagaatcgaaggaatcaatcacattaaaaaaaatgagtgaaggagagagagagctctgtaaatcaagagagagagatcaaagcggggccggatcatcagactttaaggtaggtgatcttaacatgaaatttatcattttcagttatgattatgttt is drawn from Magnolia sinica isolate HGM2019 chromosome 5, MsV1, whole genome shotgun sequence and contains these coding sequences:
- the LOC131246473 gene encoding equilibrative nucleotide transporter 1-like, translated to MGISSGSRDAEANSLLLSSTATKIPKDSFHLAYIVYFTLGAGYLLPWNAFITAVDYFTYIYPDTSVDRVFAVVYMFVGLTFLLMIVVWAHKSSAFIRINVGLALFIVSLLVVPVMDLTYVKGRVGLYSGYYVTVAAVALSGVADALVQGGVIGAAGELPNRYMQATCAGTAASGVLVSIMRIITKAIFPQDARGLRCSANLYFGVSIVVMVICFIFYNVADKLPVIQYYKELKMEVMNEQITEKGSLTGSAWRSTLWGIVGRMKWFGFGIFLIYVVTLSIFPGYVTEDVHSQVLKDWYPIILIAGYNVFDLVGKSLTAFYLLENANIAVGACIARLLFYPLFLGCLHGPKIFQTETPVVVLTCLLGLTNGYFTSVLMILAPKAVPLQHAETAGIVIVLFLVIGLAVGSIVSWFWVI